The genomic DNA CCCCGCTCCGGAACTTCGTTGCCCCCTGGTCCCTTGTGAAATCAGGCTTTGCCCAATTCGTCCCGGTGCGCCCAGACCTTCTCGAAGGCCGCCACGTATTGATCGATCAATTCCGGCTGGTCCGAGGTCCAATACGGCAAGTGAATGGCTTTACGGTTGATTTCGTCGCATCCGGGCACCGAACCTTCTTCCGGCAGAACCGGCATATGACGCCACCACTTGTCCTCCTGGAATATCGGATACGAGTGCAGCAGCGTCCAGGTGTATTCACCGACACTCACGCCTTCGGCCTGCAATGCTTTCACTGCAGCAGCACGCGACATTCCCGCCTTCTTCTCGTCAATGAACATGGGATTGTTCGCGTAGAACACCCGCTCGACGTCGGGCCGCACGTACTGCTCGGTAAGCCCGGGCAGTTGCATCAGGCGATCGTTCATACGGCGAATCTGGGCAACTCCGGCGGTGTTCCGCTCATCCAGGCCCTTGAGCTGGATGCGGGCAAGAATAGCCGACGCCGGGTGCATGCGCAGTTTCGAGCCGAACGCCGTGCCTTGGTATTTTCGGTAGGGGCTGTCTTCCGGGAATGTCCTGGGCAGGTCGTAGTTCCCATACGTGACGGCCCGCTCGTAGTCTCCCCGGTCCTTGTAATTGGCGATGCCGCCTTCGATCGACGGCAGCGGCTTCCCCGTCTGCAGGCTGAAACCCGCCATGCGCCCCCAATTCCCGACAAGGGTCCCCTTGACACGCGCGCCATGCGCATGGCTGGCGTCTTCCACCACCTGCAAATCATGTTCCTGGGCAAACGCGCAGATGTCGTCCATGTCGCACGGCAGACCGTACCAGTGGACCGGCATGATCGCCCGGGTCTTGCTCGTCAGCCGCCGTTTGCAGTCCTCGACCGAGATGTTCATCGTCCGGGGATCGGCGTCCACAAACACCGGCACCAATTCAAAAAACCGCATTGGCACCACAGGAAACCACGTGCTGAAATCTGGCACCAGCACCTCGCTGCCAGGGGGAAGTTCAAGTGCGAACATCATCGAGGTCAACGCGCTCGTGCCGTTGCAGTGGGCCTTCACGTACGGGCACTCGTGATAGGCCTTCCAGGCTTCCTCGAACTCGGCTATGGGCCCATAGCCCGGGCTCCTCAACAACTCGGAAACCGCCTGGATCTCCTCCTCGCCATAGAGAGGCCACTTC from Candidatus Hydrogenedentota bacterium includes the following:
- a CDS encoding DegT/DnrJ/EryC1/StrS family aminotransferase; protein product: MKTKPNAPLTKRRTFIKAAGALGVGLYLGGAVKGRPALAAQGKNEALALNGGPKAVTAELGNATKWPLYGEEEIQAVSELLRSPGYGPIAEFEEAWKAYHECPYVKAHCNGTSALTSMMFALELPPGSEVLVPDFSTWFPVVPMRFFELVPVFVDADPRTMNISVEDCKRRLTSKTRAIMPVHWYGLPCDMDDICAFAQEHDLQVVEDASHAHGARVKGTLVGNWGRMAGFSLQTGKPLPSIEGGIANYKDRGDYERAVTYGNYDLPRTFPEDSPYRKYQGTAFGSKLRMHPASAILARIQLKGLDERNTAGVAQIRRMNDRLMQLPGLTEQYVRPDVERVFYANNPMFIDEKKAGMSRAAAVKALQAEGVSVGEYTWTLLHSYPIFQEDKWWRHMPVLPEEGSVPGCDEINRKAIHLPYWTSDQPELIDQYVAAFEKVWAHRDELGKA